The following proteins are encoded in a genomic region of Nicotiana sylvestris chromosome 4, ASM39365v2, whole genome shotgun sequence:
- the LOC138889213 gene encoding uncharacterized protein, giving the protein MPYKELFVPPDVRLPGGFKVPRFNLYDGCGDPVAHLRDYCSEMRGVGKKDDLLMAYFSKSLTGAALEWHNRQDAAKWPTLGDMAQDFVRYFQYRSGVAPDCSSLSKMEKKPEESFREFGLRWREQAVRVSTPIGEEEMVKLFLQAQGPTYFSHLITTLGKTFNDVLKMGELVEEGIKSGKIMSCSKDIQNIPVSLGGRKKNRKDDPMGLPAQYFQPRHRPHGYPCAPNVPPQCYFSPHNSQSRTSLSQYPAPQNAYPPPQA; this is encoded by the coding sequence atgccttacaaagaactgtttgtgccccctgacgttcgcctgcccgggGGATTCAAAGTGCCaagatttaacttgtatgatgggtgtggagatccggtagcccatttgagagattattgcagtgaaatgagaggtGTTGGAAAGAAAGATGACTTGTTGATGGCCTATTTCAGtaagagcttgactggggcagctttggaatggcataatcgtcaagatgctgctaagtggcctacattgggtgacatggctcaagattttgttcgatactttcaatatagATCAGGTGTTGCCCCAGactgctcctccctatctaaaatggaaaagaagccggaggaaagttttagggagtttgggctcagatggagggagcaagctgttCGAGTcagtaccccgattggtgaagaagaaatggttaagcttttcctacaagcccaggggcccacctacttcagtcatttgatcacGACCTTGGGAAAgactttcaatgatgtgttaaaaatgggggagctagtagaagagggaatcaagtcaggcaaaatcatgagttgttcaaaagacattcagaacatcccagtaagcttgggtggaagaaagaaaaacagaaaagatgatccgatgggccttCCTGCTCAATACTTCCaacctcgacatcgtccccatggatatccttgtgcaccaaATGTCCCTCctcaatgctacttctctccacataactcccaaagtcgtacatcactttcccagtacccagctccacaaaatgcctatccacccccacaagCCTAG